The Hyphomicrobium sp. MC1 genome window below encodes:
- a CDS encoding alpha/beta fold hydrolase has protein sequence MVAVQEFEDIHFTSRDGLRLYGRHYRPKVASNARPVVCLAGLTRNSRDFHDIAMALSQGAKARDVFTLDTRGRGLSEYDSDWKNYAVPIEMQDAIDFMMMLGLRNAGIIGTSRGGLISMVLAAAQPSLMGAVVLNDIGPVIEQDGLARIAGYVGRIPQPKNWADATRIIGDLFSRDFPQMTDDDFAAIARQMFNDKDGKPVGAYDPKLAKCLSVLDGPIPKLWPQFEAMKRMPVLVLRGENSDLLSEKTVEEMRQRHPKLSSFTVPAQGHAPLLRDVPTISAVASFFAETDEQNDGTRYGILSRSDFGHVSRLVSTSPLSTRRENSV, from the coding sequence ATGGTGGCGGTGCAGGAATTCGAAGACATTCACTTCACCAGCCGCGACGGGCTGCGCCTCTACGGACGCCATTATCGGCCCAAAGTCGCGTCCAACGCGCGGCCGGTCGTTTGCCTCGCCGGATTGACGCGCAACAGCCGCGACTTCCACGACATCGCGATGGCATTGAGCCAGGGCGCGAAGGCACGCGACGTGTTCACGCTCGACACGCGCGGTCGCGGCCTGTCCGAATACGATTCCGACTGGAAGAACTACGCCGTGCCGATCGAAATGCAGGACGCGATCGACTTCATGATGATGCTCGGGCTGCGCAACGCCGGCATCATCGGAACGTCTCGCGGCGGCCTCATCTCAATGGTTCTGGCGGCTGCGCAACCCTCACTGATGGGCGCGGTGGTTCTAAACGACATCGGTCCGGTGATTGAACAAGACGGGCTCGCACGCATTGCAGGCTATGTCGGTCGCATTCCCCAGCCGAAGAACTGGGCTGACGCGACGCGCATCATCGGCGATCTCTTCAGCCGCGATTTTCCGCAAATGACCGATGACGATTTTGCCGCCATCGCCCGCCAGATGTTCAATGATAAGGACGGCAAGCCGGTCGGCGCTTACGACCCGAAGCTGGCAAAATGCCTGTCCGTCCTTGATGGACCGATCCCGAAACTCTGGCCGCAGTTCGAAGCGATGAAGCGCATGCCGGTGCTCGTTCTGCGCGGCGAAAACTCCGATCTGCTATCCGAAAAGACCGTCGAGGAGATGCGCCAGCGCCATCCGAAACTGTCGTCATTCACGGTGCCCGCCCAAGGGCACGCGCCGCTGCTACGTGATGTGCCGACGATCTCCGCCGTCGCCTCGTTCTTTGCCGAAACCGATGAGCAGAACGACGGCACGCGCTACGGAATCCTGTCCCGCAGCGATTTCGGTCACGTCTCGCGGCTGGTATCGACCTCGCCTCTATCTACCCGGCGCGAAAATTCCGTATAG
- a CDS encoding lytic transglycosylase domain-containing protein, producing MKAVPAPLLLPSEKAQERKLDSALSPLLSLSPDPGDLSALRDAASAIRSKNLDDFATAKSKISDSVGRTLVVWMRLRAGLGDPQEFRDFLREHPNWPDRSTIREGFEEAVFMNGGSADAIKAYFANNTPETGAGYAALASAELAEGNTTAARKYASKAWREMSIPPTLENGFLDRFGNLLTPADHKWRFDRLITDDVRYAGNRKDRAALAKRLIPLLPASERKRAVARLAVFNKASNAQALMSALAPGGRDDVGLAFHREQLLRKAGKIEQAAAIILSIPPDPKKIAALDEWWAERRELAYGALKLDKPKLAYELVKDAGPLSVNPRKDQTFMAGWIAFRYLKKAAVAERHFRDMIAASDGPLSSAKAHYWLGRVLAARGDKAAAAQQYREAAKYSDTFHGLLAMQTLDPSRTHLEITPPAYPTAAQIRKLNASDQAHALVLAQKAGLSREITRTLLAGLRNAAPSEAEVGMVAFLAEELGDPQMSLRIAKIAIARDQNLLIYAYPLKPFPGYTPLRAPPELPLLLGLARQETEFNAQIVSGAGAKGLLQVMTGTARHVCRDYKIKCQIDRLLSDPRYNAMIGSAYVADRMDDFNGSYVLGLAGYNAGPGRARQWMNEFGDPRDANVDPIDWIERIPIPETRNYVTKVLSNIQIYRARMGMKNPLRLRQDLWRGRSDARMPKDDDSGNGIADNNSDG from the coding sequence GTGAAGGCGGTTCCCGCGCCGCTGCTGCTGCCGTCCGAGAAGGCGCAAGAGCGCAAACTTGATTCGGCGCTGAGCCCTTTGCTGTCGCTCTCGCCTGATCCTGGCGACCTGTCCGCCCTACGCGATGCGGCCTCGGCCATCCGCTCGAAGAACCTCGACGACTTTGCGACTGCGAAAAGCAAGATCAGCGACTCCGTCGGCCGAACGCTGGTCGTCTGGATGCGCCTGCGCGCCGGTCTCGGCGACCCCCAGGAATTTCGCGATTTCCTCCGCGAGCATCCCAATTGGCCGGATCGCTCGACGATCCGGGAGGGCTTCGAAGAAGCCGTGTTCATGAATGGCGGCAGCGCCGACGCCATCAAGGCCTATTTCGCCAACAACACGCCCGAGACCGGCGCAGGCTATGCCGCTCTCGCCTCGGCCGAGTTGGCCGAGGGCAACACGACGGCGGCTCGCAAGTACGCCTCTAAAGCCTGGCGCGAGATGTCCATTCCGCCGACGCTCGAAAATGGCTTTCTCGATCGCTTCGGCAACCTGCTGACGCCAGCCGATCACAAATGGCGCTTCGACCGCCTCATCACCGATGACGTGCGCTACGCGGGAAACCGCAAGGACCGCGCCGCGCTTGCGAAGCGTCTCATCCCGCTTCTGCCGGCAAGCGAACGCAAGAGAGCCGTCGCGCGTCTCGCCGTCTTCAACAAGGCCTCAAACGCCCAAGCCCTGATGAGTGCGCTCGCACCAGGCGGTCGCGACGACGTCGGCCTCGCATTTCATCGTGAGCAGTTGCTGCGCAAAGCCGGAAAGATCGAGCAGGCCGCCGCCATCATTCTGTCCATCCCGCCCGATCCCAAGAAGATCGCAGCGCTTGACGAGTGGTGGGCCGAGCGGCGCGAACTGGCCTACGGAGCACTCAAGCTCGATAAGCCGAAGCTTGCCTACGAACTCGTCAAGGATGCCGGCCCCCTCTCCGTCAATCCGCGCAAAGACCAGACGTTCATGGCCGGATGGATCGCATTCCGATATCTCAAAAAGGCCGCCGTCGCCGAGCGCCACTTCCGCGATATGATCGCCGCATCGGACGGGCCGTTGAGCAGCGCCAAGGCGCATTATTGGCTGGGACGCGTCCTGGCGGCGCGTGGGGACAAGGCCGCCGCGGCCCAGCAATACCGTGAGGCAGCCAAGTATTCCGATACGTTCCACGGTCTCCTGGCAATGCAGACGCTGGACCCCAGCCGCACCCATCTCGAAATCACCCCGCCCGCCTATCCGACAGCCGCGCAAATCCGCAAGCTGAACGCCTCCGATCAGGCGCACGCGCTGGTGCTTGCGCAAAAGGCGGGCCTCTCTCGCGAAATTACCCGCACGCTCCTGGCAGGCTTGAGAAACGCTGCGCCGTCCGAGGCGGAAGTCGGTATGGTCGCCTTTCTCGCGGAAGAACTGGGCGACCCGCAAATGTCCCTGCGCATCGCCAAGATCGCCATCGCGCGCGACCAGAACTTGCTGATCTACGCCTATCCCCTGAAGCCGTTTCCTGGCTACACGCCGCTGCGCGCACCGCCCGAGCTTCCGCTCCTTCTCGGCCTTGCGCGACAGGAGACGGAATTCAACGCTCAGATCGTCTCGGGCGCCGGCGCCAAAGGTCTGCTGCAAGTCATGACTGGAACCGCGCGCCACGTATGCCGCGACTACAAGATCAAATGCCAGATTGATCGTTTACTCTCCGATCCTCGCTATAACGCGATGATCGGTTCGGCCTACGTCGCCGACCGGATGGATGACTTCAACGGCTCCTATGTGCTTGGCCTTGCCGGCTACAACGCCGGCCCGGGCCGGGCACGCCAGTGGATGAATGAGTTCGGCGACCCGAGAGACGCAAACGTCGATCCGATCGACTGGATCGAACGCATCCCGATTCCTGAAACCCGCAATTACGTCACCAAGGTTCTGTCGAACATCCAGATCTATCGCGCGCGCATGGGCATGAAGAACCCGCTGCGTCTTCGCCAAGACCTCTGGCGCGGCCGTAGCGATGCACGGATGCCGAAAGACGACGATTCAGGTAACGGCATCGCCGACAACAACAGCGACGGCTGA
- the dapA gene encoding 4-hydroxy-tetrahydrodipicolinate synthase, with product MFRGSITALITPFRNGKVDEAAFTRFIEWQISEGTHGLVPVGTTGESPTLDYDEHKRVIELAVGTAKKRVPVIAGTGSNSTDEAVELSQYAEKTGADAVLIVTPYYNKPNQEGLYQHFKAINDAINIPIVIYNIPGRSVVDMSVATMARCYELKNVVGVKDATANLARPSQVRSALGPDFCQLSGEDATALGFMAHGGAGCISVASNVAPRLCADLQNACMAGDFKKALAIQDRLTPLHEVMFIETNPAPVKYAVSRLGFGTADMRLPMVPLTDASKRAIDQVLSDLDLVSAKAAE from the coding sequence ATGTTCAGAGGTTCAATTACGGCGCTCATTACGCCGTTCCGCAATGGCAAGGTGGATGAAGCCGCCTTTACGCGGTTCATCGAGTGGCAGATTTCCGAAGGTACGCATGGTCTGGTCCCCGTCGGAACGACGGGCGAGAGCCCGACGCTCGATTATGACGAACACAAGCGCGTCATCGAGCTTGCGGTCGGGACCGCCAAGAAGCGCGTCCCTGTGATCGCAGGCACGGGTTCGAATTCGACCGATGAAGCGGTCGAGCTGTCGCAATACGCTGAGAAAACCGGCGCTGATGCGGTGCTGATCGTGACACCGTATTACAACAAGCCGAACCAGGAAGGGCTTTATCAGCACTTCAAGGCGATCAATGACGCCATCAATATTCCGATCGTCATCTACAACATTCCGGGTCGTTCGGTTGTCGACATGTCGGTCGCGACGATGGCTCGCTGCTACGAGTTGAAGAATGTCGTCGGCGTCAAGGATGCGACTGCCAATCTTGCGCGTCCCTCGCAGGTGCGGTCGGCGCTTGGGCCGGATTTCTGTCAGCTCTCGGGCGAAGACGCGACGGCGCTGGGCTTCATGGCTCATGGCGGCGCGGGCTGCATCTCGGTCGCGTCGAACGTGGCGCCGCGGCTGTGCGCGGATCTCCAGAACGCGTGCATGGCGGGCGACTTCAAGAAGGCGCTTGCCATCCAGGACCGGCTTACGCCGCTGCACGAAGTGATGTTCATCGAGACCAATCCGGCGCCGGTCAAATATGCTGTCTCGCGGCTCGGTTTCGGCACGGCGGACATGCGTTTGCCGATGGTGCCGCTCACCGACGCGTCGAAGCGGGCGATCGATCAGGTGCTGAGCGACCTCGACCTCGTGAGCGCGAAAGCGGCCGAGTGA
- the smpB gene encoding SsrA-binding protein SmpB, with amino-acid sequence MASKRDDGTTLVAENRKARHEYFITDSWEAGIELLGSEVKSLRRGQSNIAESYASVEDGGIWLINSYIAEYPGAALFPHEPKRKRRLLMHATEIHKIGIAIERKGMTLVPLELYFNEKGRAKIKLGLAQGKNHADKRQDAAKRDWNRQKARLMREKG; translated from the coding sequence ATGGCATCCAAACGCGACGACGGCACCACGCTTGTCGCCGAAAATCGCAAAGCGCGGCATGAGTACTTCATCACCGATAGCTGGGAAGCGGGTATCGAGCTTCTCGGCTCCGAGGTGAAGTCTCTGCGGCGTGGCCAATCGAATATCGCGGAAAGCTATGCCTCGGTCGAGGACGGCGGGATCTGGCTGATCAACAGCTACATCGCCGAATATCCGGGCGCAGCGCTGTTCCCGCATGAGCCGAAGCGCAAGCGCCGGCTGCTGATGCATGCCACCGAAATTCATAAGATCGGTATTGCGATCGAGCGCAAGGGCATGACGCTGGTGCCCTTGGAGCTTTATTTCAACGAGAAAGGCCGCGCCAAGATCAAGCTGGGCTTAGCGCAGGGCAAGAACCACGCGGACAAGCGGCAGGACGCCGCGAAACGCGATTGGAATCGGCAAAAAGCGCGCCTCATGCGCGAAAAGGGCTGA
- a CDS encoding peroxiredoxin: MEAYSPWPMPTDDGAAKHLIAGTRLPDVALPATRGAMVNLARFQEKAIVFVYPMTGTPGVPNPPDWNTIPGAHGSTPEAEGFRDAYAEFELAGYEVFGVSGQSSEAQHAFAARAGIPYLLLSDEKLAFADALNLPRFETGGVAYFSRLTMIVRDGIIYRVIYPVTNPAGHARTLLESLTAVRA; this comes from the coding sequence ATGGAAGCATATTCGCCCTGGCCCATGCCGACCGATGATGGCGCAGCGAAACATCTGATTGCGGGAACGCGCCTTCCGGATGTGGCGCTGCCTGCCACGCGTGGTGCGATGGTCAACCTCGCGCGCTTTCAAGAGAAAGCGATTGTATTCGTCTATCCGATGACGGGGACGCCGGGCGTTCCCAATCCGCCGGACTGGAATACGATTCCCGGCGCGCACGGTTCGACGCCTGAAGCCGAAGGGTTTCGTGACGCTTATGCAGAATTCGAGCTGGCGGGTTACGAGGTGTTCGGCGTGAGCGGGCAATCTTCGGAGGCGCAGCACGCTTTTGCTGCGCGCGCCGGTATTCCGTATCTGCTGCTGAGCGATGAGAAGCTGGCGTTTGCCGATGCGCTCAATCTGCCACGCTTTGAAACCGGCGGCGTTGCGTATTTTTCGCGGCTGACGATGATTGTCCGCGACGGCATCATTTATCGCGTGATCTATCCGGTCACCAACCCCGCCGGGCATGCGCGGACCCTACTGGAGTCCCTTACGGCAGTTCGTGCCTGA